From the genome of Acidobacteriota bacterium, one region includes:
- a CDS encoding NADH-quinone oxidoreductase subunit N, producing MPAGFTAGDFYYLLPEFVLTGGSLLLLGADALLRGQHRRLLAWITILTLAATGAALVPFAAANVTIARGLLAVDTFAFFFKVLFLFAALLSVLMSMKFLEVEGVRPGEYYFLVLCATLGMMIVAGGIDLITIFIGLETMAISFYVLAGYLKPDRRSNEAAVKYFLLGTFSVGILLYGMSILYGLTGTTQLRAIAEALATGKGSVLLALACVLIVAGIGFKIAAVPFHMWAPDVYEGSPTPIAAFLSVGSKAASFAMLLRIFVEALPAFSRGGLGEWFGNPLGWTTFFYVLSVVTMTVGNLAALTQTNMKRLLAYSSIAHAGYVLIGIVSIASGSTRGITATLVYLFIYALMQLGAFAIVVMMRRADAIGDELKDLSGLYFRHPAAALAMLLFMLSLGGIPPTAGFMGKFWVFGAAIEAGYVWLAVIGVLNSAISLYYYIRVVVFMFINEEAIGSSPSLSPALAAVLVVAAAGTLLFGMYPAPLFDLAEASAATLGRAGAALTLVR from the coding sequence ATGCCTGCAGGATTCACCGCCGGCGATTTCTACTACCTGCTGCCCGAGTTCGTGCTGACGGGCGGGAGCCTGCTGCTGCTCGGCGCCGACGCGCTGCTGCGCGGCCAGCACCGTCGGCTGCTGGCGTGGATCACGATCCTGACCCTGGCTGCCACCGGCGCGGCGCTCGTGCCCTTCGCCGCGGCGAACGTGACCATCGCGCGCGGCCTGCTCGCGGTGGACACCTTCGCGTTCTTTTTCAAGGTGCTCTTCCTCTTCGCGGCGCTGCTCTCGGTGCTGATGTCCATGAAGTTCCTGGAGGTCGAAGGGGTGCGCCCCGGGGAGTACTACTTCCTCGTGCTGTGCGCCACGCTCGGCATGATGATCGTGGCCGGCGGGATCGACCTCATCACGATCTTCATCGGCCTCGAGACAATGGCGATCTCGTTCTACGTCCTGGCGGGGTACCTGAAGCCGGACCGGCGGTCGAACGAGGCCGCCGTCAAATATTTCCTGCTCGGCACGTTCTCGGTCGGCATCCTCCTGTACGGCATGTCGATCCTGTACGGGCTCACCGGCACCACGCAGCTGCGCGCGATCGCCGAAGCCCTCGCGACCGGGAAGGGGAGCGTGCTCCTCGCGCTCGCCTGCGTGCTCATCGTCGCGGGCATCGGCTTCAAGATCGCCGCGGTGCCGTTCCACATGTGGGCGCCGGACGTGTACGAGGGTTCGCCGACGCCGATTGCCGCATTCCTCTCGGTCGGCTCGAAGGCGGCGTCCTTCGCGATGCTGCTCAGGATCTTCGTCGAGGCGCTGCCGGCGTTCAGCCGCGGCGGCCTGGGCGAGTGGTTCGGCAACCCGCTCGGCTGGACGACGTTCTTCTACGTGCTGTCGGTGGTCACGATGACGGTCGGCAACCTCGCCGCGCTGACGCAGACCAACATGAAGCGGCTGCTCGCGTACTCCTCGATCGCGCACGCGGGGTACGTCCTGATCGGCATCGTCTCGATCGCGTCGGGATCCACGCGCGGCATCACCGCGACGCTCGTGTACCTGTTCATCTATGCCTTGATGCAGCTCGGCGCGTTCGCCATCGTCGTGATGATGCGACGCGCCGACGCGATTGGCGACGAGCTGAAGGACCTGAGCGGGCTGTACTTCCGGCACCCGGCGGCGGCGCTGGCGATGCTGCTCTTCATGCTGTCGCTCGGCGGGATTCCGCCCACCGCCGGCTTCATGGGCAAGTTCTGGGTGTTCGGCGCGGCGATCGAAGCGGGCTACGTGTGGCTGGCGGTGATCGGCGTGCTGAACAGCGCGATCTCCCTCTACTACTACATCCGTGTGGTCGTCTTCATGTTCATCAACGAAGAGGCGATCGGCTCCTCGCCGAGCCTGTCGCCGGCGCTTGCCGCGGTGCTGGTCGTCGCCGCGGCGGGCACGCTGCTTTTCGGGATGTACCCGGCGCCGCTCTTCGATCTCGCCGAGGCCTCGGCGGCCACGCTGGGGCGGGCGGGAGCGGCGCTGACGCTGGTGCGCTAG